The following proteins are encoded in a genomic region of Blastopirellula marina:
- a CDS encoding DUF1559 domain-containing protein: MIYRKGFTLVELLVVIAIIGILIAMLLPAVQQAREAARRMQCLNNLKQIGLGMQNFHAAHNCFPTSVSGDGAAHYWCAQLLPYMEQNPLANIYDYTVRFNDIKNREAVQYPVPFMLCPSTPGGPIEHPKFKRSTSSSPDEWSSIGTDYAGSAGPLSSLWNSPSVISYPKPGSIDGLFKGSVKPGEKGRRIRDVTDGTSNSIGFVESAARPQKWQGNKQVPESGLYTSASSNYVSVCSWAEGNLFAVRGFEFDGNEPDETKQWSYPGPVMVNGSNYYGIYAFHSGGANVALVDGSVRFLAETTSPDIVASLLTIASGEVVGAY; encoded by the coding sequence ATGATTTACCGCAAAGGGTTTACGCTCGTTGAGCTATTGGTCGTTATTGCCATTATTGGAATTCTAATCGCCATGCTTCTCCCTGCTGTGCAGCAGGCTCGGGAAGCAGCTCGGCGGATGCAGTGCTTGAATAACCTTAAGCAGATTGGCCTGGGCATGCAGAATTTCCACGCTGCTCATAACTGTTTCCCGACAAGCGTCTCCGGCGACGGTGCGGCTCACTATTGGTGTGCTCAGCTGCTCCCGTACATGGAACAGAATCCGCTGGCCAACATCTACGATTACACCGTTCGGTTCAACGACATTAAGAATCGCGAGGCGGTTCAATATCCAGTGCCGTTCATGCTTTGCCCGAGCACTCCTGGCGGTCCAATTGAGCATCCCAAGTTCAAGCGATCGACCTCGTCGAGTCCGGATGAATGGAGTTCAATCGGAACCGATTACGCTGGTTCTGCTGGACCTCTTTCCAGTTTATGGAATAGCCCATCGGTGATCTCGTATCCCAAGCCGGGAAGTATTGACGGACTGTTCAAAGGTTCGGTGAAGCCGGGAGAAAAAGGGCGACGTATCCGTGACGTAACCGATGGGACTTCAAACTCCATCGGATTTGTTGAGTCGGCGGCGCGACCGCAGAAATGGCAAGGTAATAAGCAAGTTCCGGAATCGGGGCTCTACACGAGCGCTTCATCGAATTACGTTTCTGTTTGTAGTTGGGCAGAAGGCAATCTGTTTGCCGTTCGAGGATTTGAGTTTGATGGGAACGAGCCCGACGAGACCAAGCAGTGGAGTTACCCAGGGCCGGTTATGGTCAACGGTTCCAACTACTACGGTATCTACGCATTCCATTCTGGCGGGGCGAATGTCGCCTTGGTGGATGGTTCGGTACGATTTCTCGCCGAAACGACGAGTCCTGATATCGTCGCTTCCTTGCTGACAATCGCCAGTGGCGAAGTGGTAGGAGCCTACTAA
- a CDS encoding GTP-binding protein, producing the protein MTTASPKIRFVMIGGFLGAGKTTTIGRLAKTYQDRGLKVGVVTNDQAADLVDTNLLRSQGLQVGEVAGACFCCNFNELTSTVDKLSASDRPDVVIAEPVGSCTDLVATVVQPLLRLFDAQFDVAPYGVILKPSHGLRILRKESGTGFSPKAAYIFEKQLEEADFLIINRIDELDADKIEELDGLLKEFAPNTPVLRQSAKTGEGFEALVDMLDQRGAFGQKILELDYDVYAEGEAELGWLNSSMKVTATAPFALDKMLLGIVEGLREELATAKAETAHLKTIGLWEGAYGVANLVSSDTPAVMSLPSNCETKEAEVVVNARVAIDPQILQTQVEKIVHAVAAQHGLQIEFHQTQSFRPGRPVPTHRFAEPHA; encoded by the coding sequence ATGACGACTGCTTCACCCAAGATTCGTTTCGTGATGATTGGTGGTTTTCTGGGAGCAGGCAAGACGACCACGATCGGTCGCTTGGCTAAGACCTACCAAGATCGGGGGTTGAAGGTAGGCGTCGTGACCAACGATCAAGCCGCTGACCTGGTCGATACGAATCTTCTGCGATCGCAAGGGCTTCAAGTTGGGGAAGTCGCTGGCGCCTGCTTCTGCTGCAACTTCAACGAACTGACTTCCACGGTCGATAAGCTTTCGGCGAGTGATCGCCCTGACGTTGTCATTGCGGAACCGGTTGGTAGTTGTACTGATCTCGTTGCTACCGTGGTCCAGCCATTGTTGCGGCTGTTCGATGCGCAGTTCGATGTGGCGCCGTACGGTGTGATTCTCAAGCCGTCGCACGGCCTCCGTATTTTGAGAAAGGAAAGTGGCACCGGGTTCTCGCCGAAGGCGGCTTACATCTTTGAGAAACAGTTGGAAGAAGCTGACTTCTTGATCATCAATCGCATCGACGAATTGGATGCTGACAAGATCGAAGAGCTTGATGGATTGCTAAAAGAGTTCGCACCAAATACGCCTGTCCTGCGACAATCTGCCAAGACGGGGGAAGGGTTCGAGGCATTGGTCGACATGCTCGATCAGCGAGGTGCATTTGGGCAAAAGATCTTAGAACTCGACTACGACGTTTACGCTGAAGGGGAAGCCGAGTTAGGTTGGCTCAACAGCAGTATGAAGGTCACTGCGACGGCGCCGTTCGCTTTGGATAAAATGCTGCTAGGTATCGTTGAAGGCTTACGAGAAGAGCTTGCAACGGCAAAAGCAGAAACGGCCCATCTGAAAACGATCGGACTGTGGGAGGGAGCATACGGAGTTGCCAACCTGGTTAGTAGTGATACGCCTGCCGTGATGTCGCTGCCTTCAAACTGTGAGACGAAGGAGGCCGAAGTCGTGGTTAACGCACGCGTCGCAATTGATCCCCAAATCTTGCAGACGCAAGTCGAGAAAATAGTTCACGCAGTCGCTGCCCAGCATGGCTTGCAGATTGAATTCCACCAAACCCAAAGCTTCCGTCCAGGCCGGCCAGTGCCAACCCATCGCTTTGCGGAGCCCCACGCATGA
- a CDS encoding CHASE domain-containing protein, which produces MHSGKFLLRVVVELVLTVVLAFFLSGILLPFVAPKFPEGPTRIIFICLAVLLAGPVFAYRGLTFWSQRENGDKLSVTSDVVRPFMGIMIFGVILTTLATVWMASESRSDSETRFDALAERVKVEVARRMANFEYGLKALRGLHEASEEVSLDEFRDYCQVVDPVINFPGAMGQGFIRRVHRDQRDAFLAWASENLGEDFQIKTAGKINDREDYYVICHIEPIANNLAAWGLDVGSEKNRREAANKAIASGLPTLTAKINLVQDQLDHNGFLYYLAVYEIGMPRSTPEEREKAFLGWVYMPITSELALEGIIQSADDLLDVEVYDHMALDPSAKLFCGHGYHFAESDRAKASYRPQFVKAFPVKVGGRNWTVQISSNPNFDSTSTFLPPILTIIFGGLLTLLMAGVIWNMGSSRRRAIQLAESMTVDLKIAKDEAEENAHRFTAIFINVPVGVALLDTGAHVLNANPEGLKLWEAYSQRQLRGCSLLDQVPQEAHSDVLYALEEAMSGRDAQVEFQMVGLRGTVRLIEMHAVVVGNVKQDGTTMQILTAMRDITSQRRTENELREASSRAETANQTKSEFLANMSHEIRTPMTAILGYTDLLAEEQYRDVSLDDRIEYINTIRRNGEHLLMIINDILDLSKIEAGKMTVESVPTRIDTVVREVIELMQVKAKGKGLALDATIETKIPKVIASDPIRLRQILVNLVGNAIKFTEIGRVRIQCRYDQSTKSVLISVEDSGIGMTEMQMERLFQAFVQADNSMTRRFGGTGLGLRISKRLAEILGGDITITSEVGIGSTFCLSLMVENVGENNWLEPTDHLETIEKASSSDKAKAKSDKRPLKGMKILLAEDGPDNIRLISFHLRKAGAEVATVENGKLLVEQMTDDGTIDGELKDPPPCDVVLTDMQMPEMDGYEAARLLRDKGATLPIVALTAHAMSGDLKKCLDAGCSAYATKPIDRDRLIKAVQRFHPDTITSAAL; this is translated from the coding sequence ATGCACTCCGGCAAATTCCTATTGCGGGTCGTCGTCGAATTGGTTTTGACGGTTGTCCTGGCATTTTTCCTCTCCGGTATTTTGCTGCCCTTTGTGGCGCCGAAATTCCCGGAAGGTCCAACTCGAATCATCTTTATTTGCCTGGCCGTGTTGCTGGCTGGGCCGGTGTTCGCCTATCGCGGATTGACCTTTTGGTCGCAACGAGAGAATGGTGACAAGCTTTCCGTAACGAGTGATGTTGTCCGTCCTTTCATGGGCATCATGATTTTCGGCGTGATCTTAACTACCTTGGCGACCGTCTGGATGGCGAGTGAATCTCGCTCGGATTCCGAAACCCGGTTCGATGCGCTCGCTGAACGTGTAAAGGTGGAAGTTGCTCGCCGTATGGCAAATTTTGAGTATGGCTTGAAGGCTTTACGCGGTTTGCACGAAGCTAGTGAAGAGGTGAGTCTCGACGAGTTTCGTGACTATTGCCAGGTGGTGGATCCCGTAATCAACTTCCCTGGGGCGATGGGGCAAGGTTTTATCCGCCGGGTTCATCGCGATCAACGCGATGCCTTCCTCGCGTGGGCGTCGGAAAACTTGGGCGAAGACTTTCAGATCAAAACAGCTGGCAAGATCAATGATCGCGAAGATTACTACGTAATTTGTCACATTGAGCCGATTGCGAATAATCTAGCCGCTTGGGGACTTGATGTTGGTTCGGAAAAGAATCGCCGTGAAGCTGCTAACAAGGCGATCGCATCAGGGCTACCAACACTCACCGCAAAGATCAATCTGGTACAAGATCAACTGGACCATAACGGCTTTCTCTACTATCTGGCAGTCTACGAAATTGGAATGCCACGCAGCACGCCGGAAGAGCGAGAAAAAGCGTTCCTCGGTTGGGTCTATATGCCAATTACGTCAGAGCTTGCTCTGGAAGGAATCATTCAATCCGCCGACGACCTCCTCGATGTGGAGGTCTACGATCATATGGCATTAGATCCCTCGGCAAAACTGTTTTGTGGTCATGGTTATCACTTCGCAGAATCGGATCGAGCCAAGGCAAGTTATCGCCCTCAGTTCGTGAAAGCGTTTCCGGTGAAAGTCGGTGGACGAAATTGGACGGTTCAGATCAGCAGCAATCCGAATTTCGATTCGACGAGCACATTTTTGCCACCGATCTTGACCATCATCTTCGGTGGTTTGCTTACATTGTTGATGGCTGGCGTTATCTGGAACATGGGAAGTTCGCGACGACGGGCAATTCAGTTGGCCGAATCGATGACCGTCGACTTAAAGATCGCGAAGGATGAAGCTGAGGAGAACGCACATCGCTTCACTGCCATCTTTATTAACGTGCCGGTCGGTGTAGCCCTCCTGGATACCGGCGCTCACGTGCTCAATGCAAACCCAGAAGGGCTGAAGTTGTGGGAAGCTTATTCGCAGCGACAGTTGCGAGGTTGCTCACTATTGGATCAAGTCCCTCAGGAGGCTCACTCCGATGTTCTCTACGCCCTGGAAGAGGCAATGAGCGGACGCGATGCCCAGGTTGAGTTCCAGATGGTGGGCTTGCGCGGAACCGTTCGCCTAATTGAAATGCACGCGGTGGTCGTAGGTAACGTCAAGCAAGACGGTACCACGATGCAGATTCTCACGGCGATGCGTGACATTACGAGTCAACGTCGAACTGAAAACGAATTAAGAGAAGCGAGTAGCCGAGCCGAGACTGCGAACCAGACCAAGAGCGAGTTTCTCGCAAACATGAGTCACGAAATTCGCACGCCAATGACCGCGATTCTCGGGTATACAGATCTCCTCGCCGAAGAACAGTATCGAGATGTCTCGCTGGATGACCGGATTGAATACATCAATACGATCCGCCGAAACGGCGAGCATCTTTTGATGATCATCAACGACATTCTCGACTTGTCTAAAATTGAAGCGGGCAAGATGACGGTCGAATCGGTGCCAACCCGTATCGATACCGTCGTGCGCGAAGTCATCGAACTGATGCAGGTCAAAGCTAAGGGTAAGGGCCTGGCGCTCGATGCAACTATTGAAACCAAGATCCCGAAGGTGATCGCCAGCGATCCCATTCGGTTACGGCAGATTTTGGTCAACTTGGTTGGTAATGCGATCAAGTTTACCGAGATCGGACGAGTTCGCATTCAGTGCCGCTATGATCAGTCTACTAAATCGGTTCTGATCTCGGTCGAAGATAGTGGCATCGGGATGACCGAGATGCAAATGGAACGACTGTTCCAAGCCTTCGTTCAAGCGGATAACTCGATGACGCGCCGCTTCGGCGGAACCGGCCTCGGGTTGCGAATTAGCAAACGTTTGGCAGAAATACTCGGGGGTGATATCACGATCACCAGCGAAGTCGGGATCGGTAGTACGTTCTGTTTGTCTCTTATGGTCGAGAACGTTGGTGAGAACAATTGGCTGGAACCAACGGACCACCTCGAGACGATCGAAAAGGCGAGTTCGAGCGACAAAGCTAAAGCGAAGTCCGACAAGCGACCACTCAAGGGAATGAAGATCTTATTGGCGGAAGACGGCCCGGACAACATCCGCCTCATTTCGTTCCATCTCCGCAAAGCAGGTGCTGAAGTAGCAACGGTTGAAAACGGGAAACTACTCGTCGAACAAATGACCGACGACGGTACGATCGATGGTGAACTGAAAGATCCGCCACCCTGCGATGTCGTGCTGACCGACATGCAAATGCCTGAAATGGACGGGTACGAAGCGGCTCGACTTCTTCGTGATAAAGGAGCGACGCTGCCAATCGTTGCTCTGACCGCCCATGCAATGTCTGGGGACTTAAAGAAGTGCTTGGACGCGGGATGTTCCGCTTATGCTACAAAGCCAATCGATCGCGACCGGTTAATCAAAGCCGTCCAACGCTTTCATCCTGACACGATCACCTCTGCCGCGTTATAG
- a CDS encoding TonB-dependent receptor plug domain-containing protein encodes MFRIRLFSLILLGVATHSALCDEPIFDPNIQPIVSQEGAETPRLPPVDVIPNEESEPAQEALPSLLNEDSLFNDAAEFDALFPSLSDQMLESWTDGTRGAPISLFDNPRAINIISHQRLMEKSPLDMGQALENEVGVMVQRTGRGQSSPYVRGLTGQQVLIMVDGVRMTNATFRSGPNQYFNTIDPNTVDHIEVIRGPGSVLYGSDAIGGVINVVTKSANYTSTNYLTGGTIQRFSSADLGYTGRVSVEGFTESTGFYGGGTYGNYNNLDIGGSPDAPAGFDVGRQPATSWRYNAADLKVTYLVDDSSELIFGLQHYRGGGYLSNGSLSSRS; translated from the coding sequence ATGTTTCGAATTCGATTGTTCTCATTGATCCTGCTGGGGGTCGCTACCCATTCAGCGCTCTGCGACGAACCGATCTTCGATCCCAACATTCAGCCGATTGTCTCGCAAGAGGGAGCAGAGACGCCTCGCCTCCCCCCTGTTGACGTCATTCCTAACGAGGAATCGGAGCCCGCTCAGGAAGCATTGCCAAGCCTGTTGAACGAGGACTCACTGTTCAACGACGCAGCCGAGTTCGACGCATTGTTTCCTTCGCTGTCAGACCAAATGCTAGAAAGCTGGACGGATGGAACGCGGGGAGCCCCGATTTCGCTTTTCGACAATCCCCGTGCGATCAACATCATCTCGCACCAGCGTTTGATGGAGAAGTCGCCTCTGGACATGGGGCAAGCCCTGGAGAACGAAGTCGGCGTGATGGTGCAACGAACGGGACGTGGCCAATCGTCACCCTACGTTCGAGGTCTCACCGGACAGCAAGTCTTGATCATGGTTGATGGCGTTCGGATGACGAACGCGACTTTTCGGAGTGGCCCCAACCAATACTTCAATACGATTGATCCCAACACCGTCGATCACATTGAAGTGATACGTGGACCAGGGAGCGTTCTTTACGGAAGCGATGCAATTGGCGGCGTCATCAACGTTGTCACCAAAAGCGCGAACTACACGAGTACTAACTATCTGACCGGCGGCACGATCCAGCGATTCAGTTCGGCCGATCTTGGTTATACCGGGCGAGTCAGCGTCGAAGGCTTCACCGAATCGACAGGTTTCTATGGCGGCGGAACCTACGGAAACTACAACAACCTGGACATTGGTGGATCGCCCGATGCCCCAGCGGGGTTCGATGTGGGCCGTCAACCAGCGACGAGTTGGCGTTACAATGCCGCCGACTTGAAAGTGACCTATCTGGTGGACGATTCTTCGGAACTGATTTTCGGCCTACAACATTATCGTGGGGGAGGATATCTTTCGAACGGATCGCTATCCAGCAGATCGTGA
- a CDS encoding energy transducer TonB → MVFLLAIGWQSSSNWVHTEFTGERQAVNISATFVPPTPLSEPEPVEFLQSETDAEKSSADVAPDAEVAKLSLDLRPTVQVSTLLVEQAATPDVQMAERREFKHQPEPVEPTAKPLQRKSRTLAVASLAQAKPVALGTSKKTPPDFSMNRPPSYPAEALRKGWKGEVLLKLTIHLDGTVTQVSIVKSSGYPILDEAAVRAVKTWRGVPTMQGGEPIIAQWELPIRFRSTPSSSR, encoded by the coding sequence ATGGTGTTCTTGCTGGCGATTGGGTGGCAAAGTTCTTCCAATTGGGTTCACACCGAATTTACCGGCGAACGTCAAGCAGTAAATATCTCGGCCACGTTTGTGCCACCAACACCTCTCAGCGAACCTGAGCCGGTGGAGTTCTTACAGAGCGAAACGGACGCGGAGAAGTCGAGTGCCGACGTCGCTCCTGATGCAGAAGTTGCGAAATTGTCACTCGATTTGCGTCCAACCGTCCAGGTCTCAACACTGCTAGTCGAACAGGCGGCAACACCAGACGTTCAGATGGCGGAGCGACGGGAGTTCAAGCATCAGCCCGAACCTGTCGAGCCAACGGCAAAGCCTCTCCAGCGGAAGTCACGTACCTTGGCAGTTGCCTCCTTGGCTCAAGCCAAGCCAGTTGCACTGGGTACGAGTAAGAAGACGCCCCCTGATTTCTCGATGAATCGTCCACCCAGCTATCCAGCAGAAGCATTGCGCAAGGGTTGGAAAGGGGAGGTTCTACTGAAATTAACGATTCACCTGGATGGAACCGTCACGCAGGTTTCGATTGTGAAGAGTAGCGGCTACCCAATTCTCGATGAAGCCGCAGTGCGGGCCGTGAAAACTTGGCGCGGCGTCCCCACCATGCAAGGTGGCGAACCCATTATCGCTCAATGGGAGCTTCCAATTCGCTTCCGCTCAACGCCCTCTAGTTCACGTTAG
- a CDS encoding hemin uptake protein HemP — translation MSGTQLTERPHEYVSNDRSTDLPIASQDLLQGQRQVWIDHGGTLYCLKATSNGRLYLTK, via the coding sequence ATGAGCGGTACTCAATTAACCGAACGACCGCATGAGTATGTTTCCAACGATCGAAGCACTGATTTGCCGATCGCCTCGCAAGATTTGCTGCAAGGCCAACGGCAAGTTTGGATTGATCACGGTGGCACACTTTACTGCCTCAAGGCGACCTCCAATGGGCGCCTTTATTTAACGAAATAG
- a CDS encoding PAS domain-containing methyl-accepting chemotaxis protein: MPNTATIEAPSSPSKSTRTNAKSTASRRNAVEAELRQEIELLKAENAAINRSQAVIEFNPDGTILTANGNFLEAVGYTLEEIQGQHHRMFVEPEYAKSPEYRRFWDKLAAGNFDSGQYKRLGKGGNEIWIQASYNPILDDSGKTVKVVKYAADVTAQKLESANFAGQMEAINKVQAVIEFNMDGTIITANQNFLNTVGYALKEIQGQHHQMFVDGEYARSPEYRKFWEKLNRGEHEANEYKRFGKGGKEIWIQASYNPILDLNGNPYKVVKYATDVTDAKLKNADFAGQLEAISKAQAVIEFNMDGTIRTANDNFLNTLGYSLSEIKGRHHQMFVDSDFAASAEYRDFWAKLNRGEYEAKEYKRLGKGGKEVWIQASYNPILDLNGKPYKVVKYATDVTRQVRLRMEMAELIANVNESANQFTDSATTVSEASQTLAEGAQTQSAAVEEISASAQELTRSIQGVRDRANETDKLAAETNRIAVDGGQAVTKSGEAMDLIKASSEQIGDIIQVISEIASQTNLLALNAAIEAARAGEHGLGFAVVADEVRKLAERASDAAKDVSALIKESTARVANGVELSSQAGSALEKIVAAVESTSAKIAEIASATDEQISMANEVYTSVQQVAGVTEQSTASSEEMAASAEELGAQARSLKDLVESFDMHG; encoded by the coding sequence ATGCCGAACACCGCAACCATCGAAGCTCCTAGTAGTCCGTCCAAGTCGACACGCACCAATGCGAAAAGCACTGCCAGCCGCCGAAATGCGGTGGAAGCAGAACTTCGTCAGGAAATCGAGCTGCTCAAAGCGGAGAACGCCGCAATCAACCGATCGCAAGCTGTGATCGAGTTCAATCCTGATGGAACGATCCTGACCGCAAACGGCAACTTCCTGGAAGCCGTCGGTTACACCTTGGAAGAGATCCAAGGTCAACATCACCGCATGTTCGTCGAGCCAGAATACGCCAAGAGCCCTGAGTATCGCCGATTTTGGGATAAGCTGGCGGCTGGCAACTTCGACTCGGGACAGTACAAGCGTCTTGGTAAGGGTGGCAACGAGATTTGGATCCAAGCCAGCTATAACCCGATCCTGGATGACAGCGGTAAGACTGTGAAGGTGGTAAAGTATGCCGCCGACGTGACTGCACAGAAGCTGGAATCCGCTAATTTTGCTGGCCAGATGGAAGCCATCAATAAGGTGCAAGCCGTCATCGAATTCAACATGGATGGCACCATCATCACGGCCAACCAAAACTTCTTGAACACGGTCGGCTACGCGTTGAAAGAAATCCAAGGCCAACATCACCAGATGTTCGTCGACGGTGAATATGCACGTAGCCCAGAGTACCGAAAGTTTTGGGAAAAGCTTAACCGTGGCGAACATGAAGCAAACGAGTACAAGCGATTCGGTAAGGGTGGCAAGGAGATTTGGATCCAAGCATCGTACAATCCAATCCTGGATTTGAACGGCAATCCATACAAGGTGGTGAAGTACGCTACCGACGTCACCGATGCCAAATTGAAGAACGCGGACTTTGCCGGTCAGCTGGAAGCAATCAGCAAGGCACAGGCCGTGATCGAATTTAACATGGACGGAACGATTCGTACGGCCAACGACAATTTCCTCAATACGCTAGGCTATTCGCTGAGCGAGATTAAGGGACGTCACCACCAGATGTTCGTCGATAGCGACTTCGCGGCGAGCGCCGAGTATCGCGACTTCTGGGCGAAGTTGAATCGTGGCGAATACGAAGCCAAAGAATACAAGCGTCTCGGCAAGGGTGGCAAAGAAGTCTGGATTCAGGCTTCCTACAACCCAATTCTCGATCTGAACGGAAAGCCGTACAAGGTTGTGAAGTACGCCACGGATGTTACTCGCCAGGTTCGCCTGCGGATGGAAATGGCTGAGTTAATTGCCAATGTCAACGAGAGCGCCAACCAGTTCACTGACAGTGCAACCACCGTCAGCGAAGCCTCGCAGACGTTGGCCGAAGGGGCTCAAACCCAAAGTGCCGCCGTTGAAGAAATCAGCGCCTCGGCCCAAGAGCTGACTCGCTCGATTCAGGGGGTTCGCGATCGAGCGAACGAAACCGACAAGCTCGCTGCGGAAACCAATCGCATCGCGGTTGATGGTGGCCAGGCTGTTACCAAGTCGGGCGAAGCGATGGACTTGATCAAAGCTTCGTCGGAACAGATCGGTGACATTATCCAGGTCATCAGCGAGATCGCCAGCCAGACGAATTTGCTGGCCTTGAATGCGGCCATCGAAGCAGCTAGGGCCGGAGAGCATGGCCTTGGATTCGCGGTTGTGGCAGATGAAGTTCGTAAGTTGGCCGAACGAGCCAGCGATGCAGCTAAGGACGTGTCGGCGTTGATCAAGGAGTCGACCGCTCGCGTTGCAAATGGCGTGGAATTGAGTTCGCAAGCCGGTTCCGCTTTGGAAAAGATTGTTGCAGCTGTCGAATCGACGTCCGCCAAGATTGCCGAAATCGCCTCGGCGACCGACGAGCAAATTAGCATGGCCAACGAAGTCTATACTTCGGTCCAGCAAGTTGCCGGGGTCACCGAGCAGTCGACCGCTTCCAGCGAAGAAATGGCCGCAAGTGCCGAAGAATTGGGAGCTCAGGCTCGCTCGCTGAAGGACTTGGTCGAAAGCTTCGATATGCACGGCTAA
- a CDS encoding TonB-dependent receptor: MGEDIFRTDRYPADRESIFDPQVRDLYYLRYQGVSDVGLADFYQITTSFQRTDELRKDRDYRVGRDPNIVSERSFFDEQFGLTFSFMKSLDSWGTVSYGLDWYHDEIGSARSDIDYGTVPPTIDNRAGEIPDDSFYSRYGGYVQWDGWLTDNLLLTGGIRYEHITAGATVTAGMVTDHIDPEYQDWVGNIGLTYKLTEKINLVGSISEGFRAPNIDDLAAINGNVFVGTQLPNPNLMPENSITYEIGAKMNTDRFRAETYVWWNDLQNYIDTSAPNTMQLLDRSNGHAYLNGVEFSAEYQLSYNWSLYGNYWYTYGQNLDKDEPLSRIPPQQGTLGIRKRWNNGRDWFDTYTWIVDKQDLLSARDMSDTNRIPAGGTPGFVTLNFRYGRMISPRQRLSLNVENIFDEQYRVHGSGSDGPGINALLSYELTH, from the coding sequence GTGGGGGAGGATATCTTTCGAACGGATCGCTATCCAGCAGATCGTGAGTCAATCTTTGATCCGCAAGTTCGTGACTTGTACTACCTTCGCTATCAAGGCGTCAGCGACGTCGGTCTGGCAGACTTTTATCAGATTACGACTTCGTTCCAACGCACGGACGAACTTCGAAAAGATCGAGACTATCGCGTCGGCAGAGACCCAAATATTGTCAGCGAACGCAGCTTCTTCGACGAACAGTTTGGCTTAACGTTCTCATTTATGAAGTCGCTCGATTCTTGGGGAACCGTTTCCTATGGGCTCGATTGGTATCATGACGAAATCGGATCGGCTCGCAGCGATATCGATTACGGCACGGTACCTCCCACCATCGACAATCGCGCCGGCGAGATCCCTGATGATTCGTTCTACTCGCGCTACGGTGGCTATGTGCAGTGGGACGGCTGGTTAACCGACAACCTGCTGCTTACTGGCGGGATTCGATACGAACATATCACAGCGGGTGCCACCGTCACCGCAGGCATGGTGACGGATCACATCGATCCTGAGTACCAGGACTGGGTTGGAAACATCGGACTAACTTATAAGCTGACCGAGAAAATCAATCTGGTCGGTTCGATCAGCGAAGGGTTTCGAGCGCCAAACATCGACGATCTAGCAGCGATCAATGGCAACGTATTCGTTGGAACGCAGCTTCCGAATCCTAATTTGATGCCGGAGAACAGTATTACCTACGAAATCGGCGCCAAGATGAATACGGATCGTTTTCGCGCCGAGACGTACGTCTGGTGGAACGACCTCCAGAACTACATCGACACCAGTGCCCCGAATACGATGCAACTGCTGGATCGATCGAACGGGCACGCCTATTTAAACGGCGTCGAATTCTCTGCGGAATACCAGCTGAGCTACAACTGGAGTTTGTACGGCAATTATTGGTATACCTACGGACAGAACCTAGATAAAGACGAACCGTTATCGCGTATCCCTCCTCAACAAGGGACACTCGGTATTCGTAAGCGATGGAATAATGGTCGTGACTGGTTTGATACCTATACCTGGATCGTCGACAAACAGGACCTTCTCTCGGCACGCGACATGTCCGATACCAACCGCATTCCAGCTGGCGGAACCCCTGGCTTCGTAACACTCAACTTCCGCTATGGCCGAATGATCTCGCCACGCCAACGGCTTTCCCTGAATGTCGAGAACATCTTCGATGAACAGTACCGAGTCCATGGCTCCGGCAGTGACGGGCCAGGGATTAATGCCTTGCTCTCTTACGAGCTGACGCACTAA